The Pacificitalea manganoxidans genome contains a region encoding:
- a CDS encoding DUF305 domain-containing protein, whose product MSYGRFFAMIATSTVVMFGLMYLNTYLWTHVFWSETRVYMALLMGATMAIIMLGFMLSMYSSKTANAAIFIGAAVVFAASLWLVRSQVTVGDTSYMRAMIPHHSIAIMTSSRADISDPRVRKLADEIIYAQDKEIAEMRYLVNDIDANGDSPAQSESGPAQIVSLDEALSTAEITILDLEFLTREDIAQLFPDGAACTFTYTTTSRPALAVGRIDGGSVALAKISGDLVRLEAGDAGSTWGKEGMTVALSAPSGTGTLAANSGEMQDADLVLELGPGLRAGYRGHYGCGA is encoded by the coding sequence ATGTCATATGGCCGCTTTTTCGCGATGATCGCGACATCTACCGTCGTCATGTTCGGTCTGATGTATCTCAATACCTACCTCTGGACGCATGTGTTCTGGTCGGAAACGCGGGTCTACATGGCTCTCCTGATGGGTGCCACCATGGCGATCATCATGCTGGGCTTCATGCTGTCGATGTATTCCAGCAAGACGGCTAACGCCGCCATCTTCATCGGTGCCGCTGTGGTCTTTGCCGCCTCGCTCTGGCTGGTCCGCAGCCAGGTGACGGTGGGCGACACCAGCTACATGCGGGCAATGATCCCGCACCACTCGATCGCGATCATGACCTCCAGCCGCGCCGATATCTCGGACCCGCGCGTGCGCAAGTTGGCGGATGAGATCATCTATGCGCAGGACAAGGAAATCGCCGAGATGCGTTATCTGGTGAACGATATCGACGCCAATGGTGACAGTCCGGCACAGTCAGAAAGCGGACCGGCGCAGATCGTGAGCCTTGACGAGGCGCTGTCCACGGCGGAGATCACCATTCTCGATCTTGAATTCCTGACCCGGGAGGACATCGCACAACTCTTCCCGGACGGCGCGGCGTGCACGTTCACCTACACCACCACAAGCAGGCCTGCGCTGGCGGTGGGCCGCATCGACGGTGGGAGTGTAGCTCTCGCCAAGATCAGCGGCGATCTGGTGCGGCTGGAGGCTGGCGACGCCGGAAGCACTTGGGGCAAGGAAGGCATGACAGTGGCGTTGAGCGCGCCGAGCGGAACCGGCACATTGGCCGCAAATAGTGGCGAAATGCAGGACGCCGATCTCGTTCTCGAACTTGGGCCCGGTCTGCGTGCAGGGTATCGCGGACATTACGGTTGCGGTGCCTGA
- the cueR gene encoding Cu(I)-responsive transcriptional regulator — translation MNIGDVADMSGLPAKTIRYYEDIGLVEPLRSANGYRSFRQSDVHKLAFLGRARALGFTIEDCRSLLKLYADTDRASAEVKQIAEEHLDRIDRKIAELTEMRATLSHLVDACAGDHRPDCPILADLAMEEDKTRTARAAD, via the coding sequence ATGAACATCGGAGACGTGGCCGACATGTCCGGCCTTCCCGCGAAGACCATTCGCTACTACGAGGACATCGGGCTGGTCGAGCCGCTGCGCAGTGCCAACGGTTATCGCAGCTTTCGGCAGAGCGACGTCCACAAGCTGGCGTTTCTCGGCCGGGCGCGCGCCTTGGGCTTCACCATCGAGGACTGCCGGAGCCTGCTGAAACTCTATGCCGACACCGACCGCGCCAGCGCCGAGGTCAAGCAGATCGCCGAAGAACACCTCGACCGGATCGACCGGAAAATCGCAGAACTGACCGAGATGCGCGCGACGCTGTCGCACCTTGTCGATGCCTGCGCTGGCGATCACAGGCCTGATTGTCCGATTCTCGCAGATCTGGCTATGGAAGAGGATAAGACCCGGACCGCCAGGGCAGCGGATTAA
- a CDS encoding heavy metal translocating P-type ATPase: MSDSHTLRLSLQNMSCASCVGRVERGLSGLPGVSDVRVNLASETAQAQIDAPERISNIVEKLEEIGYPARKQSTRLNVASMSCASCVGRVDKALAAMPGVLAVNVNLASETATVTYLEGAVAVADLLKAAGDAGYPATLPQDREAEDTSVRKDEEARMLARRTALAAALTLPVFLLEMGAHLIPGMHGLIGDTIGHRASWLIQFVLTTVVLLWPGRSFYTRGFPALLKRAPDMNSLVAVGTSAAYLYSLVALFAPALLPERSRAVYFEAAAVIIVLILLGRWLEARAKGRTGAAIQKLLGLQAKTARVLVDGEPEDVAIERIAAGDILLVRPGERIAVDGEVTEGSARVDESMITGEPVPVAKLVGDPVTGGTVNGSGAFQFRATRVGADTTLAQIIRMVEEAQSAKLPIQGLVDRITLLFVPAVMALALLTVIVWLLVGPSPALSYALVAGVSVLIIACPCAMGLATPTSIMVGTGRAAEMGVLFRKGDALQQLSTVDVVALDKTGTVTEGRPELTDLVLADGFERAEVLALVAAVEAQSEHPIAEAILRAAEAETVTRHDARNFTSITGHGVRAEVAGRDVLVGADRLMTREGVDIGALADAERRLAEQGRTALYAAIDGRVAAVIAVADPVKPSSAAAIRALHDLGLKVAMITGDKRETAEAIGRETGIDHVIAGVLPDGKVAALDDLRGPSQHIAFVGDGINDAPALAHADVGISIGTGTDVAIESADVVLMSGDLRGVVNALEVSRRTMRNISQNLFWAFGYNVALIPVAAGLLYPVSGLLLSPVLAAGAMALSSVFVLTNALRLRRVRPAMQEQAQPGSAANLSPVPAE; this comes from the coding sequence ATGTCGGATTCGCATACCCTTCGACTTTCCCTGCAGAACATGTCCTGCGCCTCTTGCGTCGGGCGGGTGGAGCGTGGGCTTTCCGGCCTGCCGGGCGTCAGCGACGTTCGAGTCAACCTCGCCAGCGAAACCGCTCAGGCGCAGATCGACGCGCCAGAGCGCATTTCGAACATCGTCGAAAAGCTGGAAGAGATTGGCTATCCGGCCCGTAAGCAGAGCACTCGCCTGAACGTGGCCTCCATGTCCTGCGCGTCCTGCGTCGGTCGGGTGGACAAGGCTTTGGCGGCGATGCCAGGCGTGCTGGCCGTGAACGTCAATCTGGCCTCGGAAACTGCGACGGTAACGTATCTCGAAGGCGCGGTTGCGGTTGCAGACCTGCTGAAGGCGGCGGGTGACGCAGGCTATCCCGCGACCTTGCCGCAGGACAGAGAGGCGGAAGACACGAGTGTCCGGAAGGATGAAGAGGCGCGGATGCTGGCCCGCAGGACCGCCCTGGCGGCGGCCCTCACCCTGCCGGTGTTTCTGCTGGAAATGGGCGCGCATCTGATCCCCGGCATGCATGGTCTGATCGGCGACACGATCGGCCATCGAGCAAGCTGGCTGATCCAGTTCGTCCTGACCACGGTGGTTCTGCTCTGGCCGGGGCGCAGCTTCTACACGCGCGGGTTTCCAGCCCTGCTCAAGCGTGCGCCGGACATGAACAGCCTTGTCGCGGTCGGCACTTCTGCCGCCTATCTCTATTCTCTCGTGGCGCTATTCGCGCCCGCGCTGCTGCCCGAACGGTCGCGTGCCGTCTATTTCGAGGCGGCGGCGGTCATCATCGTGCTAATCCTGCTGGGCCGGTGGCTGGAGGCGCGCGCCAAGGGCCGCACCGGCGCAGCGATCCAGAAGCTGCTGGGCCTTCAGGCCAAGACCGCCCGCGTGCTGGTGGACGGAGAGCCTGAGGACGTGGCCATCGAGCGCATCGCCGCGGGCGACATCCTGCTCGTGCGCCCCGGAGAGCGGATTGCCGTGGACGGTGAAGTGACCGAAGGCAGCGCCCGCGTCGATGAGAGCATGATCACCGGCGAGCCGGTGCCTGTCGCCAAGTTGGTGGGCGATCCCGTCACCGGCGGGACCGTCAACGGTTCCGGTGCCTTCCAGTTCCGTGCGACACGCGTGGGAGCGGATACGACGCTGGCGCAAATCATCCGCATGGTCGAAGAGGCGCAGAGCGCCAAGCTGCCGATCCAGGGGCTGGTCGACCGGATCACCCTGTTGTTCGTGCCGGCGGTCATGGCGCTGGCGCTGCTTACGGTTATCGTCTGGCTGCTGGTCGGCCCCTCGCCCGCCCTGTCCTATGCCCTCGTTGCGGGTGTATCCGTGCTGATCATCGCATGCCCTTGCGCGATGGGGCTGGCCACGCCGACCTCGATCATGGTCGGCACCGGCCGTGCCGCTGAAATGGGCGTGCTGTTCCGCAAGGGCGATGCGCTGCAACAGCTTTCGACAGTGGATGTGGTGGCGCTGGACAAGACCGGCACGGTGACCGAAGGGCGCCCCGAACTGACCGATCTGGTGCTGGCCGACGGCTTTGAACGGGCCGAGGTGCTGGCCCTGGTCGCGGCGGTCGAGGCGCAGTCGGAACACCCTATCGCCGAGGCCATTCTGCGGGCGGCGGAAGCCGAGACGGTCACTCGACACGACGCGCGGAACTTCACCTCCATCACGGGCCACGGTGTCCGGGCCGAGGTCGCAGGCCGCGACGTGCTGGTGGGGGCCGACCGTCTGATGACGCGCGAAGGGGTGGACATCGGCGCGTTGGCCGACGCCGAGCGCCGCCTGGCTGAACAGGGCCGCACCGCGCTTTATGCCGCCATCGACGGGCGGGTGGCCGCCGTCATCGCCGTGGCCGATCCGGTAAAGCCGTCCAGCGCGGCGGCCATCCGGGCGTTGCACGATCTGGGCCTGAAGGTCGCCATGATCACCGGCGACAAGCGAGAGACGGCAGAGGCCATCGGCCGCGAGACCGGCATCGACCATGTGATCGCGGGCGTGCTGCCCGATGGCAAGGTGGCGGCATTGGACGATCTGCGCGGCCCGAGCCAGCACATCGCCTTTGTAGGCGACGGCATCAACGATGCGCCCGCGCTTGCTCATGCGGACGTGGGCATCAGCATTGGCACCGGCACCGACGTCGCCATCGAATCCGCCGATGTGGTGCTAATGTCGGGCGATTTGCGCGGCGTGGTCAACGCGCTGGAAGTGTCGCGGCGTACGATGCGCAACATCAGCCAGAACCTGTTCTGGGCCTTCGGCTATAACGTGGCCCTCATTCCGGTGGCGGCGGGGCTGCTCTACCCGGTGTCGGGCCTGCTGCTGTCGCCGGTGCTGGCGGCTGGGGCAATGGCGCTCAGCTCGGTCTTCGTACTGACGAACGCGCTGCGCCTGCGCCGCGTCCGCCCGGCGATGCAGGAACAGGCGCAACCCGGCTCTGCCGCCAACCTGTCACCAGTCCCGGCTGAATAA
- a CDS encoding heavy-metal-associated domain-containing protein, with translation MIRFSVPDMNCGHCTASIEKAIVTIDPHATVTCDLTARSVEVDSALDESALKAAIHDAGYGSQRLS, from the coding sequence ATGATCAGGTTCAGCGTGCCGGACATGAACTGCGGACATTGCACCGCGTCGATAGAGAAGGCCATTGTGACGATAGACCCACACGCGACTGTCACCTGTGACCTGACTGCGCGTTCCGTCGAGGTAGATAGCGCATTGGATGAAAGCGCTCTGAAGGCAGCGATTCACGATGCGGGCTACGGATCGCAAAGACTGAGTTAG
- a CDS encoding TolC family protein has protein sequence MRLSKFPLLFGFPLILGACATAVPGIYTEPKAGFANISSQVTPAIGKRTAFAETQAENEALKKQVHAMVHRKTISADTAVQVALLNNKGLQASYANVGLSAAEAWQQSTPENPIVSIGVLGIGAPELGAYRAIEGLIRSNVLDATTRKQRMAIADASFRQAQLNAVNDTLALANQTRKAWVDAVAAFEAVSYLRRAKATSDAGSELAMRLGETGALNKAGQAREQAFNAELAGQLAQARLNATRSKEALTRLMGLWGTEVDYHVPDALPALPRSVGRVTDIEAKALRNRVDLRVAKLGLEAQAKAFGLTDQTRIVSDLEFIAGFEAEREIEDGETETVTTPQVEVEFAIPIYDTGKARMRKAELSYLQAANVLAEKAVNVRSEARGAETSYHAAYKIARHYRDVLVPLRTTVEEEGLLSYNGMITNTFELLTDVREKLGASLEAANAKREFYMAQADLTAAIYGGGEGGGGAGGEGATLAAGGGAGH, from the coding sequence ATGCGGCTATCGAAATTTCCTCTGCTATTCGGCTTTCCGCTAATTTTGGGTGCCTGCGCAACCGCTGTACCGGGCATCTACACGGAACCGAAAGCCGGCTTCGCCAACATTTCCAGCCAAGTCACACCGGCCATCGGCAAACGGACTGCCTTCGCCGAAACCCAGGCCGAAAACGAGGCTTTGAAAAAGCAGGTGCATGCGATGGTGCATCGCAAGACCATTTCGGCGGACACCGCCGTTCAGGTCGCGCTCCTGAACAATAAAGGTCTGCAAGCGTCTTACGCCAATGTTGGCCTGTCGGCCGCTGAGGCCTGGCAGCAATCGACGCCGGAAAACCCGATCGTATCAATTGGTGTTTTGGGAATCGGTGCGCCTGAGCTCGGTGCCTACAGAGCGATCGAAGGGCTGATCCGGTCGAACGTCCTCGATGCCACCACGCGCAAACAGCGCATGGCCATTGCTGATGCAAGCTTCCGGCAGGCTCAGCTCAATGCCGTGAACGACACACTTGCGCTGGCCAATCAGACGCGAAAGGCATGGGTCGATGCAGTCGCCGCCTTCGAGGCAGTGAGCTATCTGCGGCGCGCGAAAGCGACCTCTGACGCCGGCTCTGAACTGGCGATGAGGTTGGGCGAGACCGGCGCACTCAACAAAGCTGGGCAGGCCCGCGAACAGGCATTCAATGCCGAACTGGCGGGGCAACTTGCACAGGCACGATTGAACGCCACTCGGTCCAAGGAGGCTTTGACCAGGTTGATGGGTCTCTGGGGCACCGAAGTCGATTACCATGTGCCAGATGCCCTTCCTGCACTGCCGCGTTCTGTCGGCCGTGTGACCGACATCGAGGCCAAGGCGCTCCGAAACCGGGTGGATCTGCGTGTTGCCAAACTTGGCCTGGAAGCGCAGGCCAAGGCGTTTGGGCTGACCGATCAGACCCGCATTGTCAGCGATCTTGAGTTCATTGCCGGGTTCGAGGCGGAGCGGGAAATTGAGGACGGAGAAACGGAAACCGTGACCACCCCTCAGGTGGAAGTGGAGTTCGCGATCCCGATCTATGACACCGGCAAGGCCCGGATGCGCAAGGCGGAATTGTCTTATCTACAAGCGGCCAACGTGCTCGCAGAGAAGGCCGTGAACGTCCGGTCCGAAGCGCGAGGTGCTGAGACTTCCTATCATGCCGCATATAAAATCGCGCGCCACTACCGCGACGTTCTGGTGCCGCTACGCACGACCGTCGAAGAAGAGGGTTTGCTGTCTTACAACGGCATGATCACCAACACTTTCGAGCTGCTGACTGACGTGCGCGAGAAACTTGGCGCATCCCTGGAAGCGGCAAATGCAAAACGCGAATTCTACATGGCACAGGCCGATCTGACCGCCGCGATCTATGGCGGCGGCGAAGGCGGCGGTGGTGCTGGTGGAGAAGGCGCAACGCTTGCCGCCGGTGGCGGTGCAGGACACTGA
- a CDS encoding multicopper oxidase family protein, with protein sequence MLNRRQLLGAGAAGATLVSSKAWGQTLNMGLPEAAQMDSAATAITARPSSGPDYTPVVTLNGWTLPHRMNNGVKEFHLVAEPVERELADGMIAHLWGYNGQSTGPTIEAVEGDRVRIYVTNKLPEGTTVHWHGLILPSGMDGVSGLSHPSIPPGKTFIYEFDLVKSGTFMYHPHGDEMAQMAMGMMGMFVVHPKDPTFMPVDRDFLIMLNAFDIDPGTYVPRIMTMTDFNLWTWNSRIFPDIDPLVVNKGDKVRVRVGNLTMTNHPIHMHGYDFKVTCTDGGWVPSEAQWPEVSIDIPVGGMRAYEFVADHLGDWALHCHKSHHTMNAMGHDVPTFIGVNKKPLTQKIRQFQPEYMPMGMSGMGDMAKMEMPLPDNTIPMMTGWGPYGPIEMGGMFSVVKVRDGIDADDYSDPGWYENPPGEMAYEWTGELPEFASNNSPKTILTPKPNSKG encoded by the coding sequence ATGTTGAACAGACGTCAATTACTCGGAGCCGGCGCGGCAGGCGCAACGCTGGTCTCTTCAAAAGCCTGGGGTCAAACCCTGAACATGGGCCTACCCGAAGCCGCGCAGATGGACAGTGCGGCAACGGCGATTACGGCGCGTCCGTCGTCGGGGCCGGACTACACACCTGTGGTCACGCTGAACGGGTGGACCCTGCCGCACCGGATGAACAACGGGGTCAAGGAATTTCACCTCGTCGCCGAACCGGTAGAGCGCGAACTTGCCGACGGCATGATCGCGCATTTGTGGGGTTACAACGGCCAGTCCACCGGCCCAACGATCGAAGCAGTCGAAGGCGACCGGGTCCGCATCTACGTCACCAACAAGCTGCCGGAAGGCACGACAGTGCACTGGCACGGGCTCATCCTGCCTTCGGGCATGGATGGGGTCTCCGGGTTGAGTCATCCCAGCATCCCGCCAGGCAAAACGTTCATCTACGAGTTCGACTTGGTGAAATCAGGAACCTTCATGTATCACCCCCATGGCGACGAAATGGCGCAGATGGCGATGGGGATGATGGGCATGTTCGTGGTCCACCCCAAGGATCCCACGTTCATGCCGGTGGATCGCGATTTTCTGATCATGCTGAATGCCTTTGACATCGATCCCGGCACATATGTGCCGCGCATCATGACGATGACGGACTTCAACCTGTGGACGTGGAACAGTCGGATCTTCCCCGACATCGATCCGCTGGTCGTGAACAAGGGCGACAAGGTGCGAGTACGCGTCGGCAACCTCACGATGACAAACCACCCGATCCACATGCACGGCTATGACTTCAAGGTCACCTGCACGGATGGTGGCTGGGTGCCGTCAGAAGCGCAATGGCCGGAGGTCAGCATCGACATCCCCGTGGGCGGGATGCGCGCCTATGAGTTCGTCGCAGACCATCTGGGTGACTGGGCGCTTCACTGCCACAAGTCGCACCACACGATGAATGCCATGGGTCACGATGTGCCGACGTTCATCGGGGTCAACAAGAAGCCGCTGACCCAGAAGATCCGTCAGTTCCAGCCGGAATACATGCCCATGGGCATGTCCGGCATGGGGGACATGGCGAAAATGGAAATGCCGCTGCCTGACAATACGATCCCGATGATGACGGGTTGGGGGCCCTACGGCCCCATCGAGATGGGCGGCATGTTTTCGGTCGTAAAGGTGCGGGACGGCATCGACGCGGACGATTACTCCGATCCCGGCTGGTACGAAAATCCTCCGGGCGAGATGGCCTACGAATGGACTGGCGAATTGCCCGAGTTCGCCTCGAACAACAGTCCCAAGACCATTCTCACACCAAAACCAAACTCGAAGGGCTGA
- a CDS encoding copper-binding protein: MKKLLLSTSLVLFASTGAFADVGHAKMAIGMPGHTAKVDRTIDVTLLENDEGEMLIESEEMTIKQGETIRFNITNKGELEHEFVLDTLENNAEHKIEMAKMDMEHDDPNRIRLDPGATGEVVWTFANAGTFEAACLIPGHYESGMHRAVSVGDQMAQADVEYTSGTIKKIDAKAGKVTIIHGPLVNLDMPAMTMVFRADEAIMAKMAEGQDIEFVADRVKGKLTVTQMK; encoded by the coding sequence ATGAAAAAACTTCTTCTGAGCACCTCTCTCGTCCTTTTCGCTTCAACGGGGGCTTTCGCTGACGTTGGTCATGCCAAAATGGCCATCGGTATGCCCGGCCATACGGCAAAAGTCGACCGGACGATTGATGTAACCCTGCTTGAAAACGACGAAGGCGAAATGCTGATCGAGAGTGAGGAGATGACCATCAAGCAGGGTGAAACCATACGCTTCAACATCACGAACAAGGGTGAGCTGGAACACGAGTTTGTTCTCGACACGCTGGAAAATAACGCCGAGCACAAGATCGAAATGGCCAAGATGGACATGGAACACGACGACCCGAACCGTATCCGTCTTGATCCGGGTGCCACGGGCGAGGTCGTCTGGACGTTCGCGAATGCTGGTACGTTCGAAGCCGCGTGCCTGATCCCGGGTCACTACGAATCCGGCATGCACCGTGCGGTCTCGGTGGGGGACCAGATGGCTCAGGCTGACGTGGAATACACGAGCGGGACCATAAAGAAGATCGACGCCAAGGCCGGCAAGGTCACAATCATCCACGGCCCTCTGGTCAACCTCGATATGCCCGCGATGACGATGGTATTCCGCGCGGACGAAGCGATAATGGCCAAGATGGCAGAAGGTCAGGACATCGAGTTTGTTGCCGACCGGGTCAAGGGCAAGCTTACTGTCACGCAGATGAAGTGA
- a CDS encoding heavy metal translocating P-type ATPase — MIQVTEPHPRERSSDQAKDPVCGMSVTMSPQARQADYDGETFYFCSDKCQTRFEADPIYYASGTASDHSMTPKAGTQYTCPMHPEIVRDEPGACPICGMALEPMVPSDEPSEELTDFTRRMWISAAAAVPLVILTMGELVGLPVRDLIGHRLATYIEFLLATPIVLWAAKPFFVRGWASIVNRSPNMWTLIALGVGAAYIYSLVATFLPGVFPEAYRMGAGVGTYFEAAVVIITLIFVGQVLELRARERTGDAIRALLDLAPKTARRILPDGTEYDAPLENIVEGDRLRVRPGDAVPVDAKVVDGTSSIDESMITGEPLPVEKGPGDTVTGGTINKNGSLVIEAARVGADTMLSQIVEMVANARRSRAPIQGLADKVSSYFVPTVVVVAILSFAAWLGFGPEPALVFAIASAVSVLIIACPCALGLATPISITTAAGRGAQAGVLIKDAEALERMAKVDTLIVDKTGTLTEGKPKLTDVNALGDETEETILSLAAALEKGSEHPLAEAIVEGAKERGIKVGNAENFEAVTGKGVSGTVSGHAVALGNTAMMRDMSLDTSAAEEAADVLRSEGKTAMFVAIEGKLSGIVAVADPIKETTAEVIKELHEAGLRIIMATGDNERTARAVAQLLGIDEVRAGVLPEDKKALVDELHANGKKVAMAGDGVNDAPALAAADVGLAMGTGADVAVESAGITLLSGDLNGIVKARTLAVATIGNIRQNLFWAFAYNTLGVPLAAGVLYPVFGLLMSPMFAAAAMSLSSVSVIANALRLRRLRL; from the coding sequence ATGATACAGGTAACAGAACCGCACCCGCGAGAGCGGTCATCCGATCAGGCCAAGGATCCAGTTTGCGGCATGTCCGTCACTATGTCTCCGCAGGCCCGTCAGGCGGATTATGACGGTGAAACCTTCTACTTCTGCTCCGATAAGTGCCAGACCAGGTTCGAGGCCGATCCGATCTACTATGCCTCAGGTACGGCATCGGATCACAGCATGACCCCGAAAGCCGGAACTCAGTACACCTGCCCAATGCACCCCGAGATAGTTCGTGACGAGCCCGGCGCCTGTCCGATCTGCGGCATGGCGCTTGAACCGATGGTGCCGTCGGATGAACCCAGCGAAGAACTGACCGACTTTACCCGCCGGATGTGGATCAGTGCCGCCGCAGCCGTTCCTCTGGTTATCCTGACTATGGGAGAGCTGGTCGGTTTGCCGGTCCGGGACTTGATCGGACATCGGCTGGCGACATACATCGAGTTCCTGCTGGCGACGCCTATCGTGTTGTGGGCAGCGAAGCCGTTTTTCGTGCGGGGATGGGCGTCGATCGTGAACCGCTCGCCCAACATGTGGACGCTGATCGCGCTTGGTGTCGGCGCGGCCTACATCTATTCGCTGGTCGCCACATTCCTTCCGGGCGTGTTTCCGGAGGCTTACCGGATGGGCGCGGGAGTCGGCACCTATTTTGAAGCCGCCGTCGTTATCATCACTCTGATTTTCGTCGGACAGGTTTTGGAATTGCGGGCGCGGGAACGGACCGGCGATGCCATCCGGGCACTGCTCGATCTGGCCCCGAAAACGGCGCGGCGCATCCTGCCCGACGGCACGGAATATGACGCGCCGCTGGAAAACATTGTGGAGGGCGACCGGTTGCGGGTGCGCCCCGGCGACGCGGTCCCCGTCGATGCCAAGGTCGTCGACGGCACGTCATCCATCGACGAGAGCATGATCACTGGCGAGCCGTTGCCGGTCGAAAAAGGTCCGGGCGATACGGTCACCGGCGGCACAATCAATAAGAACGGCTCCCTTGTCATAGAAGCCGCTCGTGTAGGTGCCGACACGATGCTGAGCCAGATCGTCGAGATGGTCGCGAACGCGCGGCGATCCCGCGCACCGATCCAGGGGCTTGCGGACAAGGTTTCTTCCTATTTCGTGCCGACCGTTGTCGTGGTCGCCATCCTTTCCTTCGCCGCTTGGCTCGGCTTCGGGCCCGAACCTGCGCTCGTCTTTGCCATCGCCTCGGCGGTGTCAGTGCTGATCATCGCCTGCCCCTGTGCATTGGGCCTTGCGACGCCGATCTCGATCACGACGGCTGCAGGGCGCGGTGCACAGGCGGGTGTCCTGATCAAGGATGCCGAAGCGCTGGAACGCATGGCCAAGGTCGATACGCTGATCGTCGATAAGACCGGCACCCTGACCGAAGGCAAGCCGAAGCTGACCGATGTGAACGCTCTGGGCGACGAGACCGAAGAAACCATTCTGAGCCTCGCGGCTGCCTTGGAAAAAGGCTCTGAGCACCCGCTGGCAGAGGCCATCGTCGAAGGCGCGAAAGAGAGAGGTATCAAAGTCGGCAATGCCGAGAACTTCGAAGCCGTGACCGGCAAGGGTGTGAGCGGAACCGTCTCGGGCCACGCCGTCGCGCTTGGTAACACCGCGATGATGCGCGACATGTCCCTCGACACCTCCGCAGCAGAGGAGGCGGCAGACGTTCTGCGCAGCGAAGGCAAGACGGCCATGTTCGTGGCCATAGAAGGAAAACTGTCCGGCATCGTCGCCGTCGCCGACCCGATCAAGGAAACGACGGCCGAGGTCATCAAGGAACTGCACGAGGCGGGCCTGCGGATAATCATGGCTACGGGGGATAACGAACGCACTGCAAGGGCCGTGGCGCAGCTCCTCGGCATCGACGAGGTCCGGGCTGGAGTTCTGCCGGAAGACAAGAAGGCGCTGGTGGACGAGCTGCACGCGAATGGCAAAAAGGTCGCCATGGCCGGCGATGGTGTCAACGATGCACCGGCTCTGGCCGCAGCGGACGTCGGCCTGGCCATGGGCACGGGTGCGGACGTGGCGGTTGAAAGCGCGGGCATCACTCTCTTGAGCGGCGATCTGAACGGTATCGTCAAGGCACGGACGCTGGCCGTGGCGACGATCGGTAACATACGCCAGAACCTGTTCTGGGCCTTTGCCTACAACACGCTCGGTGTGCCCTTAGCTGCGGGCGTGCTCTACCCGGTATTCGGGCTGTTGATGTCGCCCATGTTCGCCGCCGCCGCAATGAGCCTCTCGTCGGTCTCGGTCATCGCGAACGCGCTCAGACTACGGCGATTGAGGCTTTAG